TGAGTTGAGCACCGCTCGCCTCTCTCAACCCACCTCGCGTTGCTGCGCCGCCTGCCGAGAGGCAAGCGTTGGGGAGCGGCGTCTCAGTCAAGGAGCAGACAGGCCGCTCTCTCAGTCAGCTGGGCAGAGGCGCAGCAGACAGGGGGCCGTTGCAGCTCCATTTCTATGGTAGAATATTACATACAGAAGAGGGAGGAAAGCAGCTCTCTTCTCATTAGACTGTTGCATGCAGGCAAAGGACTGGCTGAAAAGCACCCCCGGTCTCTCAACGGATGGGGGATACTCCTTGAAGCCTTCTGCCACTGTCTCCCGACAGTCCTCAAGGAGTTTGATCGGAGGCTGCTGATGAATCTCTTTGAGAAGCAGGCACAGCTTCACCAATTCTTCGCCCAGAATCCCGTCAATGCCGCGTATCTGACAGGTATACTGAAGGGGCGCACGACCTTCGGCGAACTGAGCGATATCGATATTGCTATTCTCCTGATGGACCAGGTGCGCGCTGAGCAGTTCCTCGACTATCAGCTTTACTTTTTCAGCGAGCTGGCCAGACGCCTGGAGACCGAGAATATTGATGTCATGATTCTGAATCAGGCGTCGCTGCTGCTTAAGCTGCAAGTGATCAAGTATGGCCAGGTTCTCTACAGCCGCGATGAGAAGCGGCGTATCATGTTTGAGACCAAGGCCGTCATGGACTATCTGGACTTCAAGCGCTTCGACGAGCTTCAAAACCAGGCCCTGAGCCGCCGCCTGCAGCAGCAACTGCTCCCAATAGACAAGGATCTGGTGCAGCGTCACCTGCAGCAGCTAAGCGAGGCTATTGGTATTCTGCACGGCCTGGGGGAGACGCAGCGCGAGGAGTTCACCAGCGATTACCGCATCTACGGCCTGGCAGAGCGCTATCTCCAACTTGCCATTGAAGCCTGCCTGCAGATCTGCAGCATCCTGGTCGCTTCTTTCGGCCTGCGCCGACCCGAGGATTACCATGAACTGCTGAGCATCGTGGCAGCTCAGCAATTGATCCCCAAGACGCTCGCCTACCGCCTGGAGGTTCTGACGAACTTGCGCGATGCCCTTATCCGCGATCCCGGCACGCTGAACCGCGATCTGCTCTATGACCATATCCGGCAGCGCCTGGAGGACCTGGAGAGCTTCGCCGAAACAATTAAAGGTCGCCTGGAGCCATGAGCTATAGCCACCCGGCGAACCAGGGGCGGAGCGGCCAGGAGAAGAAACCCACTCCCAAGGCAGCGGGTCCTTTGTAATGTGCGGCGCGCTGCCTTGCGCTGCACCGAGCCGCACCGCGCCGCCTCTCCCCCTTCCCGCCTGCACGAACGGTGCCAGGCAAAAGCCTGATCAACCAGGACCAGAAGCTAGAGGGCCTCACTGGCCTGGCGCAGCTCGCTCGCTTGAGCAAGGATCTCGCGCGCCTCGTCGGGTCGCCCCATCTCCTGGTAAATCCGAGCCAGGGTCTCATAGGCCAGCACCAGCGAGGGGTCCAGCGCTATAGCCTGTCGGGCCATCTCAACCGCCTCGTTGTAGCGTTTGACCTCGCGATAAGCCTCAGCGAGGGCGTTATAATAGTCGGCATTGAGCGGATCGGACTCGATGGCGTTCTCGTAGTTTTCGATGGCCTCCTGATAGCGTCCGAGGGCGTCGTAGGCGGTAGCAAGCTGATAGTACCCCTCTGCATCGTCTTCGAAACGCTGGAGAAGCTGGTTGGCAGCCGCGATGGCTTCCTCATGGCGGCCTAGAGCGTTGTAGGCATCGGCCAGGCCGGCATAGGCCGCAGCCAGCTCTTCTTCCTGAAGCCCATCGGCAGCAGCGATCAGCTCCTGATAGGCGCTGACAGCCTCCTCATAGCGCTCAGCTTCCATACAGGTCTCCGCCAGGCCAAAGCGGGCGCTCTGAAGAAGGGGATCAAGCTCCAGGGCCCGACGATAGGCCTGCAGCGAGACCTCGGTCTGTTCTTGCAGGGAGCGCCAGTACGCGAGGCGTTCCCAGGCATTGGCATCCTCTGGGGCCAGGCTCACAATACGTTCATAGGTCTGGGCCGCTTGATCACGCTCGCCCATCTGTTCATAGACCTGGGCCAGCACATCATACGCAGCCCGATCATCAGGGGCCAGGGCCAACATCTGGTTAGCGACCGAGAGAGCCTCATCGTAGCGCCGCATGTCGAGGGAGATGGAAGCCAGCTCGGCGTAGCGCGCGGGATCAGCAGGGTTCTCATCGATCTCGGCCTCCTGAGCCATAAGTCGGCGCAGCTGATCATTGATGCGCTCACGCACATCGCGTAGGTTCGTGGAGGCCATCGGATGATCGGGATTGAGGATGAGCGCCTGCCGATAGGCCTGGACCGCATCCTGATAGAGGTTTTGGAGACGATAGGCATCGCCCAGGCAGACGTACAGCTCGTCGTTCTCAGGATCGATCTCCAGCCCCTGCTGGAAGGTTTCGATAGCCTCCTCATAGAGACCGAGCTCGCTATAGAGATGGCCCAGGTTAATATAAGCCTCGATCAGACCAGGATCAAGATCGATGGCGCGTCGATAGCCGGCGATGGCCAGCTCTCGATCGCCCAGATATTGCTGAGCTAAAGCGAGATTGTAACGCGAGCGGGCACTGTCGGGATTGGCAACCACCGCGCGCTCAAAGGCGGCCACCGCCTGCTCATAGTCGCCAGCGCGTGCCGCCTCGTTGCCGCGATCGGTCCACTCCTGCTCCTCACGGCGGCGAGCATCAGCCACGCCATTCTGAGCAGCGGTCGCCGACTCAGCAGCCTCTTCTCTTTGCGGAATGTCTTCCATCAGTAGCTACCCTTCTTGATTGCTCATCAGAGCGTGCTTGACTAACAGTGGTCAACGGCGTAAAGCTCTACGCAACAGCACGTCCCGGCCTAGTATAACATGCCGTCAGAGCTTCTTCTAGTCTGTTCTTGCTGGTCCGGCGAGGGGCAGAAAGTCCCGGCCAGGGAAGCAGGATACAGGGGAGGGGGCCGAAGCGAAGGAGGAGAGAGATCGAGGCTGCCAGAGAGAGCAGACCGGTTCCCCTGGTCGATGAAGGGGCCCGGTCAGCGAGATCGGTTCCTCACCGGCCCCGGGGAGAGCAACACTGCTCCTCCGTGATATCGGCGGTCCCTACAGCCAAGCGGGTCGGCCTGCTCTGTGGCAGATCATTCTTCAGGACAAGTAGCCGAGGACAGCTGGCATGAGCTGTCCTGTGAATCAGCGTCGTGCAAGACAGGAGGGAGAGCAAGGCGTCGGTCCAGCTCTCCCCAGGCACAAACAAGAGTTCCTACAGGATTCGCTCACCAACCACCGCCCGCCCCAGGCGATAATCGCTACGGCCAGCGACCGCTCACTCAGGACTTGGCGACACGCAATGTGACCATATATTCATAGCGCGATCCGGGATAGAAGACTTCGCTATAGGCGATAGGTGAGCCAGTTTGATCGAAAGTTGTGCAAGTGACGCGCAAACCGGGTTCGTCCGGGGGAATGCGAAGAAGCTCAGCCTCGCGCGCCGAGGGCAAGGCCGCCTTCACATTCTGCTCGGCAATATAGGGGGTCAGGCCCTCCGAGGCCATCATACTATAGAGTGAGCCTTCACCCAGTTCTTTGGCCCGCTGATAGATGCCTGTCGCCCGCGGATATGGCAGATAATCGACCTCATAAGCGATGGGCACCTCATCGGCAGTCCGTACACGCACCAGACGAATCGCCTGCTCCTCATCGAGCAGGCGCAGGCGCTCGCGCACCGTTTCAGAACCGCGCACCAGCTCGCTGACGAGCAGCAACCCACCCGGCTGCTTGCCACGGCGGCGGATATCCTCGCTCAGGCTGGTCAGCTCGCTGAGCGTCTGCTGCACGCGCGGCTCACAGACAAAAGTCCCTTTGCCATGTTGACGATACAACAGGCCCTCATGGACGAGTTCGGTCAGGGCCTGCCGCACCGTTGCGCGGCTGACGCGGTAGCGTGCCACCAGCTCCGGCTCGGATGGAATCGCCGTATGTGGGGCGAGATGCCCAGCGCGGATCTGCTGCTTGAGCACCTCTTTCAGCTGGTAATAGAGCGGCAGCGGATTCGAACGTTCCAACATTGGCATAATATGCAGTCCCCCCTATGTCCAGACAACAGGATTCTACCTCTCAGGCAGTCAGGATGATGAGAAGAATATATCATAAAAGCCGAAAAGCGTCGAGAGGGGAACATACATGGAGAAGTGCGAGTCAGACGGGCGGTTTTGGAAACAGCCTTCATCGTCGCACTTCTCCTTCGACACTGCCTCTTTCTTGCTCCTCTTACCCGCTTAGCAAGAGGATCAGGCG
The sequence above is a segment of the Thermogemmatispora onikobensis genome. Coding sequences within it:
- the hepT gene encoding type VII toxin-antitoxin system HepT family RNase toxin — encoded protein: MNLFEKQAQLHQFFAQNPVNAAYLTGILKGRTTFGELSDIDIAILLMDQVRAEQFLDYQLYFFSELARRLETENIDVMILNQASLLLKLQVIKYGQVLYSRDEKRRIMFETKAVMDYLDFKRFDELQNQALSRRLQQQLLPIDKDLVQRHLQQLSEAIGILHGLGETQREEFTSDYRIYGLAERYLQLAIEACLQICSILVASFGLRRPEDYHELLSIVAAQQLIPKTLAYRLEVLTNLRDALIRDPGTLNRDLLYDHIRQRLEDLESFAETIKGRLEP
- a CDS encoding tetratricopeptide repeat protein, whose product is MEDIPQREEAAESATAAQNGVADARRREEQEWTDRGNEAARAGDYEQAVAAFERAVVANPDSARSRYNLALAQQYLGDRELAIAGYRRAIDLDPGLIEAYINLGHLYSELGLYEEAIETFQQGLEIDPENDELYVCLGDAYRLQNLYQDAVQAYRQALILNPDHPMASTNLRDVRERINDQLRRLMAQEAEIDENPADPARYAELASISLDMRRYDEALSVANQMLALAPDDRAAYDVLAQVYEQMGERDQAAQTYERIVSLAPEDANAWERLAYWRSLQEQTEVSLQAYRRALELDPLLQSARFGLAETCMEAERYEEAVSAYQELIAAADGLQEEELAAAYAGLADAYNALGRHEEAIAAANQLLQRFEDDAEGYYQLATAYDALGRYQEAIENYENAIESDPLNADYYNALAEAYREVKRYNEAVEMARQAIALDPSLVLAYETLARIYQEMGRPDEAREILAQASELRQASEAL
- a CDS encoding GntR family transcriptional regulator; protein product: MPMLERSNPLPLYYQLKEVLKQQIRAGHLAPHTAIPSEPELVARYRVSRATVRQALTELVHEGLLYRQHGKGTFVCEPRVQQTLSELTSLSEDIRRRGKQPGGLLLVSELVRGSETVRERLRLLDEEQAIRLVRVRTADEVPIAYEVDYLPYPRATGIYQRAKELGEGSLYSMMASEGLTPYIAEQNVKAALPSAREAELLRIPPDEPGLRVTCTTFDQTGSPIAYSEVFYPGSRYEYMVTLRVAKS